A stretch of Cydia splendana chromosome 7, ilCydSple1.2, whole genome shotgun sequence DNA encodes these proteins:
- the LOC134792140 gene encoding probable phosphoserine aminotransferase, with amino-acid sequence MVKIHNFGAGPAKLPEEVYDIIKKELTNYENSGISLLETSHRTATYLNLNTEIQTVVRRLLNVPANYKILFLSGGGQGEFAAVPLNLISRTGTADYVVTGAWSAKAAKEAKKYGKVNIVTPPTDRYTEIPDQSTWKLDPNASYVHICTNETIHGIEFDFIPDTKGVPLVADMSSNFMSKKVDVSKFGVIYGGAQKNIGTSGVALVIVREDLLNQALPICPSILDWTVNAKADSILNTPPMFAIYIMGRVLQWIERNGGLDKMAELATKKSSIVYNIIEESNGFYYAPVAKKDRSRMNIPFRIGSPKGDDALEKEFLKGAEALGLIQLKGHRDVGGIRASTYNAVTVEEVEALAKYMKEFYSKHSK; translated from the exons ATggttaaaatacataatttcgGTGCTGGTCCAGCAAAATTACCAGAAGAA GTATACGACATAATCAAGAAAGAACTTACAAATTACGAAAACTCAGGAATAAGTTTATTGGAAACAAGCCATCGGACCGCcacttatttaaatttaaacacagAAATTCAAACGGTAGTGAGGAGATTact GAATGTGCCAGCAAATTACAAAATTCTGTTTCTGTCTGGAGGTGGACAAGGAGAATTTGCTGCAGTCCCTCTTAATCTGATTTCTCGGACAGGAACCGCCGACTATGTTGTTACAG GCGCCTGGTCAGCGAAGGCCGCTAAAGAAGCTAAGAAGTATGGAAAGGTGAACATCGTAACGCCACCTACTGACCGTTACACGGAAATCCCCGATCAGTCTACATGGAAGCTAGACCCCAATGCTTCTTATGTCCACATCTGCACAAATGAGACTATACATG GCATTGAATTTGACTTCATCCCCGATACAAAAGGAGTACCGCTAGTAGCCGATATGTCCTCCAACTTTATGTCCAAGAAAGTTGATGTTTCCAAG TTTGGTGTTATCTATGGAGGCGCTCAAAAGAACATTGGCACATCAGGAGTAGCCCTCGTCATCGTGAGAGAAGACCTATTGAACCAGGCGCTCCCGATATGCCCCTCCATTCTCGACTGGACCGTCAACGCCAAAGCTGATTCCATCCTTAACACGCCACCTATGTTTGC CATCTACATAATGGGTAGAGTACTCCAATGGATCGAAAGGAATGGAGGCCTCGATAAAATGGCTGAGCTGGCTACCAAGAAGTCTTCCATCGTCTACAACATCATCGAAGAGTCCAACGGATTCTACTACGCCCCAGTGGCCAAGAAGGATAGGAGCAGAATGAACATTCCGTTCAGGATCGGCTCGCCGAAAGGAGATGATGCTTTGGAGAAGGAGTTTTTGAAAGGGGCTGAGGCTTTAGGATTGATTCAGCTTAAGGGACACAG GGATGTCGGTGGGATTCGGGCGTCAACGTACAATGCCGTCACTGTCGAGGAAGTAGAGGCTTTAGCGAAGTACATGAAGGAGTTCTACAGTAAGCACTCtaagtaa